One part of the Sorangiineae bacterium MSr11954 genome encodes these proteins:
- the ruvX gene encoding Holliday junction resolvase RuvX, with translation MDPSHPRRRPKSPKAQATRTCALDLGAVRVGVAIDDELGLYAHPRGVLDGRDIPALLRNLVALAKEEGIGRFLVGLPLDMKGGEGDAARKARALAQRIADATGRDVELVDERLSTVQARRALAASEVHGKKARARIDEASAVTVLQAWLDARHA, from the coding sequence GTGGATCCTTCTCATCCTCGTCGCCGCCCCAAGTCCCCGAAAGCCCAAGCCACGCGCACCTGCGCGCTCGATTTGGGCGCCGTTCGTGTGGGGGTGGCCATCGACGACGAGCTCGGCCTCTACGCGCACCCCCGAGGCGTGCTCGATGGCCGAGATATTCCCGCCCTCTTGCGAAATCTGGTCGCGCTGGCGAAAGAAGAGGGCATCGGCCGGTTTCTGGTCGGCTTGCCGCTCGATATGAAGGGCGGGGAAGGGGACGCCGCCCGCAAAGCGCGCGCCCTCGCGCAGCGCATCGCCGACGCGACCGGTCGCGACGTGGAGCTGGTCGATGAGCGCCTCAGCACAGTCCAGGCGCGGCGCGCCCTCGCCGCCAGCGAGGTCCACGGCAAGAAGGCGCGCGCGCGCATCGACGAGGCGTCGGCCGTCACCGTGCTGCAAGCATGGCTCGACGCGAGGCATGCATGA
- the mltG gene encoding endolytic transglycosylase MltG: protein MTEKKKPPRPRSPAGPKKRTSRTSVKPRAPGAGGGGGGGSSGGMAIAKWIAVIMVAIAALLFGALVMIYPARKGAGGGREVDLVLMGDESPEALAGKLAGAGLIEDPRIFAWFVRASGASGKVAKGSHFLTDDLSPSELLTRVEKRGAATRVKVAVPEGWTRFDIAKRLHTLRVCSKGPFLEATRDPRLLGELRIEGDSAEGFLFPATYELAQDSAPEDVVRRMKSEFDRRFATLEERHASGTLDLAQTLHWGTRQIVILASMIEKEAVVDDERRTIASVFLNRLRDPKFTPKLLQCDPTAGYGCLVDPTRSPACAAYTGKITHDIVADPTNPYNTYKHEGLPPGPISNPGAKSIEAAMDASATRFFYFVAKGGGRHHFSETYAGHTAAIDGNANANK, encoded by the coding sequence ATGACGGAGAAGAAAAAGCCGCCGCGCCCGCGCTCCCCGGCGGGCCCCAAAAAGCGCACCTCCCGCACGTCGGTCAAGCCTCGGGCGCCCGGTGCAGGTGGCGGTGGCGGTGGTGGCAGCAGCGGCGGCATGGCCATCGCCAAGTGGATCGCCGTCATCATGGTGGCCATCGCCGCGCTTCTCTTCGGGGCGCTGGTGATGATCTACCCCGCGCGAAAAGGCGCGGGCGGCGGTCGCGAAGTGGACCTGGTGCTCATGGGCGACGAGTCGCCCGAGGCGTTGGCCGGCAAGCTCGCGGGCGCGGGCCTCATCGAGGATCCGCGCATCTTTGCCTGGTTCGTGCGCGCCAGCGGTGCCAGTGGAAAGGTCGCCAAGGGCTCGCACTTCCTCACAGACGATCTCTCGCCGAGCGAGCTCCTCACCCGCGTCGAAAAGCGCGGCGCCGCCACGCGGGTCAAGGTCGCGGTGCCCGAGGGGTGGACCCGCTTCGACATCGCCAAGCGGCTGCACACCCTGCGCGTCTGCTCCAAGGGCCCCTTTCTCGAGGCCACGCGGGATCCGCGCCTTCTCGGCGAGCTTCGCATCGAGGGGGATTCGGCCGAGGGCTTCCTTTTTCCCGCCACCTACGAGCTCGCGCAGGACTCCGCCCCCGAGGACGTGGTGCGCCGGATGAAGAGCGAGTTCGACCGGCGCTTTGCCACCCTCGAGGAGCGCCACGCTTCGGGTACCTTGGACCTTGCGCAGACCCTCCACTGGGGAACGCGCCAGATCGTCATTCTGGCCTCCATGATCGAAAAAGAGGCGGTGGTCGACGACGAGCGCCGCACCATCGCCAGCGTGTTCCTGAACCGGCTGCGCGATCCCAAGTTCACCCCCAAGCTTTTGCAGTGCGACCCCACCGCCGGCTACGGCTGCCTGGTCGACCCCACCCGCTCGCCGGCGTGCGCGGCCTACACCGGCAAAATCACGCACGATATCGTGGCCGATCCAACCAATCCGTACAACACGTACAAGCACGAGGGGCTCCCGCCCGGCCCCATCTCCAACCCCGGCGCCAAATCGATCGAGGCGGCGATGGATGCGAGCGCCACCCGCTTTTTCTACTTCGTGGCCAAGGGCGGGGGCAGGCACCACTTCTCCGAGACCTACGCGGGCCACACGGCCGCCATCGACGGGAACGCCAACGCGAACAAATGA
- the glk gene encoding glucokinase, with protein sequence MILAADVGGTNARLAIYSADGEKLIRRETYPSHTHKSFEEVARAFLAAGGEKPLAACVGVAGPVVDGRVEATNVPWILDERIIAQALDIPKVSLINDLVALSLGALHARPEDLVLLHGSSLPRTQGANLAVIAAGTGLGEASLVWDGQKHVVCATEGGHVDFAPRNELEIDLLRYLIKRVKRRVSYERILSGPGIGNVYDFFREAKAIPEDEVVEAAIASSADRNATITKLGISGESTAAARALKLFISLYGAEAGNLVLKSLAVGGVFVMGKIAVNLSAQLGPKGFVDSFLDKGRMRQLLEKTPIALVPDSTIGLSGSARHAAASLSGLRT encoded by the coding sequence GTGATTCTGGCGGCGGATGTTGGGGGCACGAATGCGCGGTTGGCAATCTACTCGGCGGACGGCGAAAAGCTGATCCGGCGGGAGACCTACCCCAGCCATACACACAAGAGCTTCGAAGAGGTCGCGCGGGCCTTCTTGGCCGCCGGAGGGGAGAAGCCGCTCGCGGCCTGCGTCGGCGTGGCCGGGCCCGTGGTCGACGGGCGGGTGGAAGCCACCAACGTCCCGTGGATCCTCGATGAGCGGATCATCGCGCAAGCCTTGGACATTCCGAAGGTTTCGCTGATCAACGACCTGGTGGCCCTCTCGCTCGGAGCCCTTCACGCGCGCCCCGAGGATCTGGTGCTGCTCCACGGCAGCTCGCTCCCTCGCACCCAGGGCGCCAACTTGGCGGTGATCGCCGCGGGCACCGGTCTGGGCGAGGCTTCGCTGGTGTGGGATGGGCAGAAGCACGTGGTCTGCGCCACCGAGGGTGGACACGTCGACTTTGCCCCGCGCAACGAGCTGGAGATCGATCTTCTCCGCTACCTCATCAAGCGGGTGAAGCGACGCGTGAGCTACGAGCGCATCCTGTCCGGTCCGGGCATCGGCAATGTGTACGACTTCTTCCGCGAGGCAAAGGCCATCCCGGAGGACGAGGTGGTGGAGGCGGCCATCGCTTCCTCCGCCGACCGCAACGCCACCATTACCAAGCTCGGCATCAGCGGGGAGAGCACGGCGGCGGCGCGCGCGCTCAAGCTGTTCATCAGCCTCTACGGGGCCGAGGCCGGCAACTTGGTCCTCAAGTCGCTGGCCGTCGGCGGGGTGTTCGTGATGGGGAAGATCGCCGTCAACCTCTCCGCGCAGCTGGGGCCCAAGGGATTCGTCGATTCGTTCCTGGACAAGGGGCGCATGCGGCAGCTGCTGGAGAAGACCCCCATCGCCCTCGTGCCGGATTCGACCATCGGCCTCTCGGGCAGC